In Silene latifolia isolate original U9 population chromosome X, ASM4854445v1, whole genome shotgun sequence, the following proteins share a genomic window:
- the LOC141618380 gene encoding receptor-like protein EIX2, whose amino-acid sequence MRQYIHMNTWYQLIIAVLILSCHLSCQPAFGNSDPSSFKCFPEERKALLQFKDGITQDSCGHLASWKDDTDCCQWHGVRCSNYTGYVTMLRLQGSGYRHRCIQGKVSPSLRELKHLRHLDLGFNNLIPPILSFLGSLTNLEYLNLGYAFDIFSQGQNLNWLPRLRLLRYLDLSGTDLSATENAFHIISKLPFLEVLHMDECQLPVNIPSSLAHINSSSNLRVISLSQNGFNDSSIFQWLFNLPGITTQLVYLDLSENELKGPIPNDFGNLHHLSHLDLSYNQLEGPFPIMFNNLHHLSYLELSNNHLKGHIPIEFQNMDSLSYLSLSFNNFTDELTNVIQALSSSENATLSTLDLSQNHFWGTIPDSISSLTMLTKLYLAGNHLIGKITPAIGQLAMLEKLDISSNSLEDTLTHAHFLNLVRLRVLLLSDNPRLVIDIDASWVPPFQLDIISLRSCKLGPSFPNWLYLQTNFSYLDVSNAEMSGIIHVSFWNSLPFKLQYLNMSHNQFSGLIPFFPNMDYSPEVDLSSNLFEGAIPSGFTSASTLYLNDNRFSDSSIFCPETPSILSEVDLSNNLLFGKLPDCWMNFDLIRLHLENNRFYGSIPKSIGTLKNLEYLHLYNNSFSGPIPSSLENCASLTTLNLGYNSFTGNIPPWIGNLEMLGILILRKNNFLGEIPASLCQLSNLQILDIAMNHISGVIPRSISNLTAMTNNTSVGLFFDQISSGLDRVAIPMGIETAIVTWKREEQKFRDSLTFVKSIDFSYNELSGEIPDGIYNLTGLVSLDLSNNNMSGSISTEIGQLTALELLDLSRNHLTGNIPDSLAQLSSIAILDLSNNNLSGKIPIGNQLQTLDASSYTGNPGLCGFPLLKCPGDQAELNAPTGNNSTTVQEKHDDYNSFLLGLYISVVLGFIIGFWGVCGTLVIKRSWRHAWFRLIQDIHDRCYETALGIIPQAWKKPRR is encoded by the coding sequence ATGAGACAGTATATTCATATGAATACCTGGTATCAGTTAATCATCGCTGTCCTAATACTGTCTTGCCACTTATCATGCCAGCCCGCCTTTGGGAACAGCGATCCCAGTAGTTTTAAGTGCTTTCCCGAAGAAAGGAAAGCCCTGCTGCAGTTCAAAGATGGCATCACGCAAGATTCTTGTGGGCATCTCGCTTCTTGGAAGGATGATACTGATTGCTGTCAGTGGCATGGAGTCCGTTGCAGTAACTATACAGGTTATGTTACTATGCTCCGCCTTCAAGGTTCTGGATATAGACATCGTTGTATACAAGGTAAAGTGAGTCCCTCCCTTCGCGAGTTAAAGCATTTGAGACATTTGGACCTCGGCTTCAATAATTTAATTCCGCCTATTCTTAGTTTCCTAGGTTCACTTACAAACCTAGAGTATCTTAATTTAGGATATGCATTTGATATTTTTTCTCAGGGGCAAAATTTGAACTGGCTTCCGCGTCTACGCTTGTTGAGGTACCTTGACTTGAGTGGTACTGATCTCAGTGCAACCGAAAACGCGTTTCACATTATAAGCAAGCTACCTTTCTTAGAAGTACTTCATATGGATGAGTGTCAACTTCCTGTAAACATTCCATCATCACTAGCACACATAAACTCCTCATCAAACCTTCGTGTTATTAGCCTTTCCCAAAATGGTTTTAATGACAGTTCAATATTTCAGTGGTTATTCAACTTGCCAGGAATTACTACTCAGCTTGTATATCTTGATCTTTCAGAGAACGAACTCAAAGGTCCCATTCCAAATGATTTCGGGAATCTACACCATCTTTCACATCTTGACCTTTCTTATAATCAACTTGAAGGTCCCTTTCCAATTATGTTTAATAACCTACATCATCTTTCGTATCTTGAGCTCTCTAATAATCATCTAAAAGGCCACATACCAATTGAGTTTCAAAATATGGACTCCCTTTCCTACCTGTCTCTTTCATTTAATAATTTTACCGATGAGCTAACAAATGTCATCCAAGCTTTATCTAGCTCTGAAAATGCAACACTTTCAACACTGGATTTGAGTCAGAATCACTTCTGGGGTACCATTCCTGACAGTATTAGCTCATTGACTATGCTGACAAAACTATACCTTGCTGGTAACCACCTAATTGGCAAGATTACTCCAGCAATAGGACAACTTGCTATGCTTGAGAAATTGGATATTTCTTCCAACTCTTTGGAAGATACTCTTACTCATGCTCACTTTTTAAACCTTGTAAGATTGCGCGTGTTACTTTTATCAGATAACCCAAGATTGGTGATAGACATTGATGCGAGTTGGGTTCCTCCGTTTCAGCTAGATATTATCAGTTTGAGATCCTGCAAGTTAGGCCCTTCTTTTCCGAATTGGCTTTATTTGCAAACCAATTTCTCATACCTTGATGTATCCAATGCTGAAATGTCAGGCATCATTCATGTTTCTTTCTGGAACTCGTTGCCATTCAAACTGCAGTACTTGAATATGTCTCATAACCAGTTTTCTGGGTTGATCCCTTTTTTCCCAAATATGGATTACTCGCCTGAAGTAGACTTGAGTTCAAATCTTTTCGAGGGTGCTATACCATCAGGGTTCACAAGTGCTTCCACATTATACCTTAATGACAACAGGTTCTCTGACTCTTCTATCTTTTGTCCGGAAACCCCAAGTATTTTATCGGAGGTTGACTTGTCGAACAACTTGTTGTTTGGAAAGCTTCCAGATTGTTGGATGAACTTTGATTTAATCCGTCTACACCTGGAAAACAACAGATTTTATGGAAGTATACCGAAATCCATTGGTACCTTGAAGAACCTTGAGTACTTACACCTATATAACAATAGCTTTTCAGGACCGATCCCGTCTTCATTGGAGAATTGCGCATCCCTTACTACTCTGAATCTAGGGTACAATTCATTTACTGGAAACATACCTCCGTGGATAGGTAATCTTGAAATGCTAGGCATTCTCATCCTAAGAAAAAACAATTTCCTTGGAGAGATACCTGCAAGTTTGTGCCAACTCTCAAATCTCCAAATATTAGACATTGCCATGAATCACATCTCAGGAGTGATTCCAAGATCCATAAGTAATCTGACGGCAATGACGAACAATACAAGTGTCGGGCTGTTTTTTGATCAAATTTCTTCTGGTCTTGATCGTGTAGCCATTCCAATGGGAATTGAAACTGCAATTGTTACATGGAAAAGGGAAGAACAGAAGTTCAGAGATTCATTGACATTTGTTAAGTCCATAGATTTTTCCTATAACGAGTTGAGTGGAGAAATCCCAGATGGAATTTATAATCTCACAGGACTGGTATCCCTAGACTTGTCAAACAACAATATGAGTGGAAGCATTTCGACAGAAATCGGTCAGCTGACAGCTTTAGAGCTTCTTGATTTATCACGCAACCATCTAACAGGAAACATTCCTGATAGTCTTGCTCAACTAAGCTCTATAGCAATCTTGGATTTATCAAACAACAATCTCTCGGGAAAAATCCCAATTGGCAATCAGTTGCAGACCTTAGATGCTTCATCATATACGGGAAACCCTGGACTTTGTGGTTTCCCACTTCTGAAGTGTCCTGGAGATCAAGCAGAACTCAATGCACCAACCGGAAATAACAGTACTACTGTCCAAGAAAAGCACGATGACTATAACTCGTTCCTCCTAGGGTTGTACATAAGTGTGGTGCTTGGATTTATCATAGGATTTTGGGGAGTTTGTGGGACTTTGGTTATTAAAAGATCTTGGAGACATGCTTGGTTCCGGCTCATTCAAGACATTCATGATAGGTGTTATGAGACCGCTCTAGGTATCATACCACAGGCTTGGAAGAAACCTCGACGCTGA